GAAGGAAACGAGCCTGGTTTTGCGGATTGTGGACCAATGCCTCAGGCTTGCCACGTGGAGCAACGTAAACCGACAAATTGGCTAATGGAAAATCTGGGTTTATTACAATTGGCATGAAGCTGTCCGATGTGGTATCACATCACCATGGTATTGCTGAAAGAAGCGTGCGCGGATCCTCTTTTTTCCGTGTAAATCACGACCGGGGATGTCAATGAAGTGAAGTATGTGTGTGCTCTGCTTTTCATTCCAATAGTACTTCTGTTTCCGCGGATGCCGGCCATGGGTGAGTCCCTCAGAGTCGAAGATATGTACCCTGCACAATACGAATGCCCCGGTCCCGTTGAGGACAGCGAAGATGCCGCGCGCTGTTTTACTGACTATTTTAAATCGAGACTGGAGCTTCTCCGGGCGCAACGGGGGACCATGCCTTCCGGTATTGAGGAACTCTACCAGCCCGTGACGCGAGAAGATGTATATACCGGTCGGGGAAGCTATTACATCGACCGTGACGGTTGTGGCTCACCGTACTTCATCAACGGAGGAGTCATCTATATCGACCTTGACTGACGCCGTGCCCCGATTCTTGGGGGATAAGCGGCTTTCTGAAGGAGGGGGTATACATCATGGGTGACCATTCGACGGCGGATAATCGAACGGCCGAGGTCTTTGGAATCAGAGAATTGGTTCACTATCAGGAAGGAGCTGTCGTAAGCCGGGAGATCGTAAAAAAACCGACCGGGACGGTGACGTTTTTTGCCTTTGCCGAGGGACAGGGGTTAAGCGAGCACACCGTTCCTTTTGACGCCCTGGTGCAGGTAACTGACGGTACCGCCGAGATATCCATCGACGGAATTCCCTATCAGGTGGAGGAGGGGGAGATGATCATCATGCCCGCCAATGTGCCCCACGCCGTGGCGGCCGTGACCGGGTTCAAGATGATATTGGTGATGATCAAATAGAACTGCGTATTTAACGAGACAAAGGAGGAGTCCAATGAAGATTCAGATTACACCGGCAGTACACTGGATTGGCAAGACTGACTGGGAACTGCGGAAATTTCACGGAGAGGAATACTCAACCCACCGGGGTTCATCCTATAACTCATACCTTGTTCAAGATGAAAAGACCGCTGTCATCGATACGGTATGGCTCCCTTTCGACAAGGAGTATGTACGGAATCTGGCGGCAGTGGTTGACCTGAAGTCAATTGACTATATTATCGCCAACCACGCGGAAATTGACCATTCAGGGGCGTTGCCGGAGTTGATGAGGCATATCCCTGAAACGCCTGTATACTGTACCGCCAACGGGGTGAAGTCCCTTCGGGGACATTACCGCCGGGACTGGAATTTTCAAGTTGTAAAAACCGGTGACACGCTCAGCCTGGGGACGAAGGAACTGGTTTTTATCGAAGCCCCCATGCTCCATTGGCCCGACACGATGATGTCCTATCTGACAGGAGACGCTGTCCTGTTTTCCAATGATGCCTTCGGGCAGCATATCGCCGACGAGCATCTCTTCAATGACCTTGTTGTCCAGTCAGAGCTCTATGACGAAGCAATAAAATATTATGCTAATATTCTAACGCCCTTCTCGCCGATGGTGACAAAGAAAATTGAGGAAATCCTCGCGCTGAAACTTCCCGTCAATGTCATCTGCCCCAGCCACGGTGTCGTATGGAGGGATAATCCACTGCAGATTGTCCAAAAATATCTCGAGTGGGCGGCGGACTACCAGGAAAACCAGATTACCATCATCTATGACACTATGTGGGACGGAACGCGAAAACTGGCGGAGGCCATCGCAGCGGGTATCAGGGAAAAGGATTCGGCGGTTACCGTCAAGCTCTACAATGCGGCCCGTCGTGATATCAACGACAATATGACAGAGGTGTTTAAATCAAAAGCGATCCTGCTGGGGTCACCGACCATCAACCGGGGGATTCTTGCAGCCATGGCGGCCCTGATCGAAATGATGAAGGGTCTCAAGTTCAAAAACAAGAAAGCCGCAGCCTTCGGCTGTTACGGTTGGAGCGGAGAGTCCGTCAAAATTCTTGAAGACAGGCTCGGCGAAGCGGGATTTACCGTCATAACCGGCGGTTTGAAAAGCTACTGGGAGCCCGGAGACAACGAACTGGAGCAGGCGCGGGAATTTGGCGGGATGTTCGCCTGACGGTTTGTTACATGAGCCCCGGCAGCCACAGAGCAATCCCCGGGAAGGGAATCAACAGCAGGACGGTTATGATCAGGGCCAGGAGGAACGGGAGTACTCCCCTGAATATTGTCTGAAGGGGCACGTCCCTGGCGACGCCGCTGACAACGTACACGTTGATTCCTACCGGGGGTGTGATGACGCCGATCTGCGTCATCAGCACGATGACGACGCCGAACCAGACAGGGTCGTACTGGAACAGGATTATGACGGGGTAAAAGATCGGCACGGTCAGCATGATCAGGGCGAGGGAATCGATAAAGCACCCGCCGACGAAAAAAACCACGAGTATAAGCATGATAATTGCCCAGGACGGCAGGTTGACCGAGGATATCCAGGTTGCTATATCGAAGGGAATCCGGGTGACTGCCAGGAAATGACCGAACACGGTAGCTCCCGCGACGATAAGGAGTATCATGCAGGATATTCTCGTGGTCTCCATGAGCGATTCAACGAAACTCTTCCAGGTCAGCCGCCGCCGTATCAGGGACAGCACGATTGTTCCCAGCGCCCCCACGGCCCCCGCTTCGGTGGGCGTGAAAATACCCGCAAAAAGCCCGCCCATGACCATGGCGAAAAGAATGATCGTTTCCACAATGCCCGGCAGGGCGGCACATTTTTCCCGGAATGAGGTTGCCGGTCCCGCCGGTCCGAGATCCGGCCTGAGGCGTGTCCATATGGCGATTGTGACGATAAACAGGCCCGTCAAAAGTACACCGGGTATGATGCCGGCCACGAAGAGTTTGCCGATGGACTGCTGGGTCATGACTCCGTAGACGATGAATATAACGCTGGGAGGGATGAGAATCCCCAGACTGCCCCCGGCGGCGACAACACCCGTGGCAAGTTCGGGCTTGTAATCAAACCGCTTCATCTCCGGAAGGGTAACCGCCCCCATGGTTGCCGCAGTGGCGTTCGTGGAACCGCAGATGGCCGAAAATCCCGCGCAGGCACCGATAGTGGCCATGGCGAGTCCCCCGGGCTGGTTGCCCAGGAACACGTAGGCGGCATCGAAAAGACGCTTGCTTATACCTGAATGAAAGGCAACCTGCCCCATGAGGACAAACAGCGGAACCACGGTAAGGCTCTGTGAACCGAAGACGGTATAGAAATCTTTGACCACGAGGTTCATGGAGGCGTTGAAGGTGATCACGTATCCGAAGCCCACAAAACCGATAATGGTCATGATGAAGGCCACAGGCATCCGCGAAAAGATAAGGACAAAAAGGGCGATGATGCCGATTATGCCGACAGTGGTGGGAGTCATAGCCGCGCGACCCTCCTGATTGACAGGTAGCATTGAAAGGCGAGGATCACACAAAGAAACCCGCATCCGGCGGTTATCCCGAACACAAAGGGATATACGGGCAGTTTGAGTGTCAACGACACCTCGCCCGTGGTTCTCATGTGCAGGCCGTAGAGGGCTGTCTGCCAGGTTATCATCGCGAAGAGCGTGAAGGACAGCAGGGCATTGATCGCGTCGATACCGTGCCTGACTTTCCTGGGCAGTTTTTCTACAAGTAGTTCAACGGCGATGTGGCTTTTTGTAATCGTCGTGTAAGACAGGGAAAGAGAGACGGCCAGCATGGCCAGGAATCCCACGAGATCGTAGGCGCCGGGGATGGGTGACCGGAAAAAAAACCGCATCGTCACATCGGCGCATACAAGGAGCATCATGGCTGTCACTGCCGCCGCCGCCGCCCAGTTGACTGCCTCGGCGGCCTTGAACAGTGTTTGTCCCCGGCTCGTCACAGATCGATCCTCACGGGGGGAGTCGGCATACCGATTCCCCCCATCTCGTTTATTTACTGTTCCCGGCGATGTTGCTCAATGAGCTTTTTCAGCTCCGCGAGCGCCGCTTCCCCGTCTATTCCCTGGCTCCGGACAGTATCGGCATACTCGTCAAGGACGGGCCTGACCGCTTCAGTCCATTGGCCGCTTTCCTCCTGTGAGAGAGGAATGATCTCGTTTCCCAGTCCCAGTGTGTAGGATCGTCCTTCCTCATCCTCCCTGTCCCAGACGGCTCCATGCCGCTCTATCCATTCGGCGCTCACATCATCGAATATCTGCCGGATGTCCGGTGAGAGAGCGTTCCATTTTTTCAGGTTCATGACCACGAACATGGCCGTCGTGTATCCGATGGCCGTTGTTTCCGTCGTGTACTTGATAACCTCGGCCTGTTTCCAGCCCTTCAGCGTTTCAATGGGAGCGAATGTCCCTTCCACCACTCCTTTCTGGAGGGCTTCGTAGGTTTCTCCTTGCGGCATTCCCACGGGCACGGCTCCCAGGGCCCGCGTTACTTTTTCACTGAGGCCCGTCGACCGGATTTTCAGTCCCTTGAGTTCATTGAGGGTTCGCACGGGTTTCTTCGTGTGAAGAAGTCCCGGCCCATGGGCATGAATCAGCAGCACCTTGACATCGGCAAGTTCCCGCGGGTTCATGGAGCGGAAAAATTCATTGGCCACACGGGTTGCCGTCATGCCGTCAGGGTAACCCATGGGGAGATCAAGGGCCTCCATAACGGGGAACCTGCCCGGTGTGTATGCAAAACAGGACATTCCAAGATCTGAAATTCCCTGGACGACACCGTCATAGGTCTGCCCGGCCGGTGTCAGAGTTCCTCCGGGAAACAGGTTTATCCTGATTGCTCCTTCTGAACGTTTTTCGATTTCCTTTGCCCAGTCCGCGGCGGCGAGCGCCTGTCCGTGGGTGGGCGGGAAAAAAACACTGTAGTTCAGGGTCTGTGTCCTGGCTTCCCCTGTTCCGGTGAAGGCCAGGAACAGCAGTACCGCCCCGAAGACGGCAATGAGTCTGCCTGCAGGTCTGTCTTGTTTCATGGGTTGTCCCTCCTTGGTGCCGGGTAGTATGTTATTGCCCTGGCCTTCAAAGACGGAGCCCGCCTCTGAAGGATCGCTGCCTGTTGATATAAATAGGAATTAAAGGGGAGAGCCTGCTTCCCCGCATCAGCCGCACGAGGAGCAGGCATCAATACATGTACTGTACGATGTGACGTGGTGAGATACACTCTAAAAAGAAAGGATGTGGGGTGTTCATTTCTGTTTCTTTCACTTTTTTCGTTGTGCGGAAAACACATCAGGTGCTACCGGGGAGAAAGAAAGGGTGTTTTCGCGGCACACCGGAGGGGATCGGGGCACGCCCTGTTTCCGCCGGAATGCCGGGACATTCTTTCTGTCCCTTTCGGTTTTACCCGCACGATCGGAGCCGGTTGATGAATTATTTTTTCTCCGCCCCGGCGGCCGGGCCTTTTGTTTTTGCCTTTTCCAGTTCTTCCTTGTATTTTTCCGCGGCAGCCCTCGCTTTTTCCAGTTCCTGCTTCGCTTTTTCCAGCTCTTCTGACTGGGCCCTCGCTTTTTCCAGTTCCTGCTTTGTCTTTTCCAGTTCGTCGGACTGAACTTTTGCTTCCTTTTTCTCTCTCATCTGGTCGCGCACTTCATCGTAACCGACGTAAATGGCAAGGGCTCCACCAAGAAGGAGGGCGATCGGTATTCCACCCGCGAGTATAGTCAAAAATGGTTTCCACCAGATAATGATTCCCAAGAACCCAACTACCGCCGCTATGACGCCACCGATCAACACCTGCATTATCCTTCATCCTCCTTTTATGAGATTGCTGACATGACGCGGCAGAACAATGACGCATCCGTGCCGAGCCTCCTCGACTAGCACAAAAATAATGACTGGGCAAGACGAAAAATAAAAAATGACTTGCCAAACGGCAAAGTTTCCTTTAGCTTTACACATTCTCACTGTAAAATGCTTTTAAAATCGGTGAATTTAAACCGCATAAACCGGTGAAAAAGGAGAGCGGGAATGACAGCACCTGATTTTGAAAAGGCGGGTGGACTAGTGCCCGTCATTGTTCAGGACGTCGCGACACAGGAAGTGCTGATGCTTGCCTACATGAATCGCGATGCCTGGGAAAAAACGGTGGAAACCGGAAAGGCCACCTACTGGAGCCGGTCCCGAAAGCAGTTATGGGTCAAGGGAGAAACATCGGGAAATGTCCAGCAGGTGAGAGAAATACGCATTGACTGTGATTCCGACGCCGTCCTGCTGCTTGTTGATCAGCAGGGAGCAGCCTGTCACAAGGGGTACCGGACCTGTTTTTTCAGCCGGCTCGCGGAAGGACGGATTGATATTATCGGAGAACGTCTCTTTGATCCGGAGGTTGTGTACAAGAAATGAATATTCTGAAGCTGGGCATTCCGAAAGGAAGCCTCGAGGCAAACACGGTTGAACTTTTCAAGAGGGCGGGCTGGAAGATATCCTACAGCGAACGGAGCTATTTCCCCTCCGTCGATGATGACGAGATCGCCTGCTTTCTTGTGCGGGCCCAAGAAATGGCGCGATACGTGGAGGACGGAACACTCGATCTCGGCCTTACCGGCAGAGACTGGATCATGGAAAACAATGCCGACGTGACGGTTGTTCAGGATCTGGTCTATTCCAAAGCGTCCCGAAGGCAGGCGCGATGGGTGCTCGCCGTCAGGGAAGACTCCACCATCACCAAGCCTGAGGATCTCGAGGGCAAACGGATATCGACGGAACTGGTGAATTTTACCACCCGTTACTTCCGGGAACAGGGCATTTCCGTTGACGTCGAGTTTTCCTGGGGGGCCACAGAAGCTAAGGTGGTTGAAGGACTCGTCGACGCCATTGTGGAGGTTACCGAAACGGGCAGTACTCTGAAGGCCAACAAGCTCAAGATAATTCATGAGCTGATGAATACCAATACACAGCTCATCGCGAACAACAATTCCTGGAACGATCCATGGAAGCGAAGAAAGATAGATCAGATAAGTCTTCTGCTTAAGGGATCATTCATGGCCATGACCAAGGTGGGATTGAAGATGAACGTGTCAAAGGAAAATCTCGGCAGAACCGTTCTCCTCCTGCCGTCGATAACGGCGCCCACCATATCGGAACTCTTCAAGGATGAATGGTGCGCCGTTGAGACCATCGTCGACAAAGACTCCGTGCGGGAATTGATCCCCCTGTTGCGGGAAGCGGGCGCCGAGGGGATTATCGAGTATCCCCTGCACAAGGTTCTGTAGGGAGGTGTCTTCATGGAGAGAATCGCTGTCGTAGCGAGGAATACCACTGAAACGGATGTGTCCGTCGAAATCAATCTCGACGGGGAGGGAGCGGCGGTCATTGATACTACCCTGCCCTTTTTGGACCACATGCTTGTTCTTCTGGCACGGCACAGTCTCATCGATATTTCCGTGACAGGCCGGGGAGACACCCCCGTCGATGATCACCACCTCGTTGAGGACATAGGCCTGTGCCTGGGAGAGGCTCTCAAAACGGCCCTGGGTGACAAAACGGGGATCGGGCGATACGGAACCGCTTTCATACCCATGGACGAGAGCCTCGGCCATGTTTCCATCGATCTCTCCGGGAGACCGTGCCTGGTCTACAACGTCGAGTTTGAACATGAAAAGATCAAAGATTTCGATCTGTTGCATGTAAGAGAGTTTTTTAAGGCACTGGCCGACGAGGGGGGAATAACCTTGCATATTAATGCCATATATGGTAGGAATCCCCACCACATAGCGGAGGCGCTGTTCAAATCGTTCGCCCGCGCGTTGGGTGTGGCGGTATCGATTGACAGTCGAATCAAGGGGGTCCTTTCCACCAAAGGGAGCCTTTGACGGCGTCTTCCCCCGAAAATCCGGACACAATCCGGCACCTGTCGGGGGATTGCCGGGGCGAGGAGGTAGTTTTCCATTAACGCTCTTTTTTTCAGAACATTGAGGCCGTCGGCCCTCTATTTCCTTTTCCTCGCGGCCTGCTTTTGTATGTATGGCTGCGCCGGTGTGAGCGGCGTAAAGACAACCTCCGCCTACCAGGAGGGCACGATGGAATTGGAAAAGATCGCCCTCCTGCCTGTCCAGAGAATTCTGCCCGAATCTCCCGAGCAGACCTTTGCCCGCTGTCCGCTGTCAGGGGCGTTCCTCCGGACCTGTGGTGTTCCCGGTGACGGGGCGGAAGTGGAGGTGGAATCTCTCTTTGTCAATGCACTCCGGTCCTCCAGGAAGTATGTGCTGATTCCGTCCGGCAGAACAGAGGGCCTCTATAAAAGGATCCGGACAGGCTCGTTCAAGGAGCCGGTGGGAGAGGAGCTGAAAAAAGTCGGTGAAGAACTGGGTGCCGACGCTGTCATCGCCGGGTATGTTTTCTGCTACCGGGAGCGAATGGGCTATACCTATGCCGTCGAGCAACCGGCTTCGGCCGTATTCATTTTTCACCTGGTCAGAGTGAGTGACGGTGACGTTGTATGGAGCGGGACGTTTGACAAAACGCAGGGTTCGCTGATGACCAATATTCTGGATATACGAACCTTTTTCAAGGGTGGCGGTAAGTGGATTACTGTTCGTGAACTCTCGGAACAGGGTGTCGGAGAGCTTTTAAAATCGTTCCCGGAACGTGAATAGTGCCGTGTCCCATCCGGATGTTTGCCCGGACAGCGTGACCCGGCGCGCCACGCGGCAGGTCCTGCTCCGAAGAATCAGTTGTTGCGCGGCACCGGAGTACAGTTCCTGATCACCCATCTCCCTTCCCGTTTTTTGTTGTGCCGGCGGGCGACGCGATCACGTCGCCGCTATCGGCCCATACTTCGGCAGGACCACAGCCCCATTGAAAGGACATGAAGAGCGGCATGATTGTAATTCCGGCAATCGATATCAGGGGTGGGAAGTGCGTACGACTTCTCCAGGGCGACTTTACCCGCGTGACCGTCTACGGGGATGATCCCGTCGCAGTGGCTGATAAATGGCGGAGCGAGGGAGCAACGAGGATTCATGTTGTCGACCTGGACGGGTCGAAGGATGGAAAGCCCGTCAACAGGCACATCATTGAGGCTGTCGTCCGGGCCGTCGATGTTCCTGTCCAGGTGGGGGGAGGCATTCGCCACATGGAAACCGTTGAAGAGTATATCGCGGCCGGCGTCGCGAGCGTAGTCCTGGGGACGGCGGCGCTCAAGGATCGAAACTTTGTTCTTTCCGCCTGCCTCCGATTTCCGGGAAGAATCATTCTTGGCATCGATGCCCGAGGCGACCGCGTCGCCGCTGAAGGCTGGCTGGAAGAGACGGGATACAGCCCCCTGGAAATAGCTCGCTCCTACGAAGGTTGTGGTCTCGAAGCTTTGGTGTACACAGATATAGGGCGCGACGGAATGCAGACCGGGGTCAACCGGGAGTCCACGGAACTTCTTGCCAGGTCCGTCGGCATTCCCGTCATCGCCTCGGGTGGTGTTTCAGGAATCGCCGACATTGAGAACCTTCTTTCGATCCGGGGCGCCGGTATAACGGGTGTTATCGTAGGGAAGGCGCTCTATGAGGGAAAGATCGATCTGACGGAAGCGATAGCCCTGTGTCGCCGGACCGGGCCTGCCTGATGAAAATCCGAGGAGGACAAGCGTACTATGACCGAGTGTGTTTTTTGTAAAATTGTGGCGGGAGAGATTCCCAGTTCGAAAGTCTATGAGGATGACGGAGTTTTTGCCTTTGACGACATTCAGCCCCTTGCGCCTGTCCATGTCGTTCTGGTTCCGAAACGGCATGTGCCGACCATCGTGGATATGGACGTGGAGGGGCCTGATCGGAACCTGCCGGCGGAGCTCTTCAATGCCGTTCGGGAGGTCGCCCGGATCAAGGGGATCGATGAAACGGGATTCAGGACGGTCATAAACAGCAATTACGATGGCGGTCAAGTCATATTTCATCTCCATGTTCATGTCCTGGGAGGGCGCAGGCTTTCAGACGACCTCGGCTAACCCTGGGCCAACCCTGATTGACAGGTGCGAAAAAATCATTAATTTATGTGAATATCGAGCTTTTCTCGAACAGACAGGCGCTCCTGCGCAATAGAGGAGGTAGCGGTTCATGACTATTGAAGAACGCGTCGATAAGGAAATGAAAGAGGCGGCAAAAGCACGGGATGCAGTGACACTGTCGACGCTGCGGTTGGTGAGGGCGGCCTTCCACAACAAGGAAATCGAGTTGAGGCGTAAGCTTAAGGACCAGGAGATACTCCAGGTCCTGTCATCCATGGCTAAACAGAGAAGTGATTCCATAGAACAGTTTGCCCGGGGAGGGCGGGACGATCTTGTCCAAAAGGAGACCCGGGAACTCGCGATCATCAAGACCTTCATGCCTGAAGAGATGACGGAGGAGGAAATGCGGGCCGCCATCGCGAAGGCCATCGCGGATACGGAGGCCTCCGGCATAAAAGACATGGGAGCGGTCATGAAGGTTCTCATGCCGATAATCACAGGCAAGGCGGATGGAAAAGTGGTGAGCGGGATGGTGCGTGAGTTCCTGAATGGCTGACGGTGCCGGGTGTTTGAGACGGCGGCAGGAGATCTTCGGATTGTGTCATTTCGGGGGGCATCGCGACGGGAAATTCGTTTTTTAGTACCGTCATTGTGAGAGATTTCTTTCTTCGGTTCAATCGAAATGACAAAACCGATCGTCATCGCGAACGTTTTTTCCTTCGGTCGAAATGACGGAGAAAAGCGATCGAAACGACACAACAGATGACGGCGTCGTAAAAGGGCACCGGAGGCATGCTCCGGTATTGCAGCCGGATACGTGATTGCGCTCCGGCCTTCGTCACTGCGGCGTACCTCATAGTACGCCTCTTTCCTCAGGATGTGCGTTCCTTGCCTCAAGGAGGTTTTACAAAGCCGTCCTCTCTATCGGACGTTTTTCGAGTTTGTGCGAGTTCATCAACAGATAGTTTTTCAAAGGTCCCGGCTGATGTTTCCGGAACGCCCGGCCGCAGTGGATCGGGGCAGGAGTTGCCGCATCTCCCGGTTATGCCCGGACCGACTGAAAAGAAAGTCGTTCGCATTGAATTGAAGGGTCATATTCCTCAAGGCACCATTGAAGAACTCCGAAGCCGGTCGAATATCGTCGAACTTGTTTCAGAATTTGTCGCCCTGAAAAAGACGGGCAGGAATTACGTGGGACTCTGCCCCTTTCACGCGGAGAGGACGCCATCCTTTTCAGTCAATCCTGACAAGCAGATATGCTATTGCTTTGGTTGCGGTGAAGGGGGCAACGAAATTTCCTTCCTCATGAAGGTTCAGGATATTTCCTTTCCCGAGGCGGTCAGGAGACTTGCATCCCGCAGGGGGATCGTCATTCCGGAACCAGTGATGACGGAGTCCCGGAAAAAAACTGCCGCCGAGAGGGCGGGACTCATCAGGCTCAATCGCCTGGCGGCGGATTTTTTTGCCCGGAACCTTTTTTCCGGACGGGGAAAATCAACACGGGAATATGTGGCGGAGAGGGGTCTGGCAACCACGGCAGTTGAAACCTTTTCTCTCGGTTACGCCCCTCCCGGATGGCGGAATCTCAAAAATTACCTGGACGCTTCCAGGGTGCCCGAGGAACTGCTTCGAAAATCGGGCCTTGTCGTCTTCAAGGACAATGGCCGGAGCTATGACCGCTTCCGGGGCCGGCTCATGTTTCCCATAGAAAATCTGCAGGGAGACGTTATTGCCTTTGGTGGACGCGAGCTTGGCGACGGAGAGCCGAAGTACCTCAATTCGCCGGAGTCGCCGATCTACAGCAAGGGAGACAACCTCTACGGTCTTTCCCGGACAAGGGACGACATCCGTTCTCGTGACAGCGTCATAATTGTGGAGGGATATTTCGATTTCCTCGCTCTTTGGAGCGCCGGCATCCGCAACGTGGCGGCCACCCTCGGTACGGCATTGACGAAACGACAGGTATCGCTCATCGGAAGGCTCACCCGTAACGTGATTGTTCTCTTCGATGGTGACGAGGGCGGACGGAGTGCCGTGGAACGCAGCCTTCAACTGTTTCTCGAGCAGGGTGTATCGTCGGCCGTGGTGGTGCTTCCCGATGGGGCCGATCCCGATGACTACATCAGGAAAAGGGGACGTGAGGCTCTTGAAAGGCTCATTGCCGGTGCCGCCTCCATGGTGGATTATTATATCGAATCGGTGATGAAAGACCGGGACAGCCTTGAAGGGCAGGCGCTCCTGGCCCGTGAGACGATTTCTTTTATCAAAAGTATTCCTGATGTGATACAAAGAAACCTTTTTGTCAAGCGATGCGCCGAAAAGCTGGGCGTGGACCAGCACCTGATAAAAGATGAAGTGAACAGGGGGCTTGGGCGGACAAAGGCACCGATGCCATCCCCGGAGAAAGGCGGGGAGATCGATCCTGTGGAACTCTACCTGGTCTACCTGATGATAGAATTCCCCGACAGGATACCCCTCGTCACGGCTTCGGGAGTCCTGGACCTGTGTTCCCGCTCCCCGATTCGCGATCTCGGGGAGCGGATCGCCGGGTTAATTGAAACGGGGGCTCTCATCACCATGTCGGACGTTATCGGCGAAACCCGTAACGGTGACGTGAAAGACAGCCTTCTTCGCCTTGCCATGGACAAGCGGCCCGACGATTCCATCGTGGATACAATGTTACGGGATACCATAGGGAGAATACGGGACCGATGGTACAGGGAGCAGAGCAGGGAATTGAGTCGACGTCTGGTGGAAGCTCGCGAACGGGATGACCGGGAGCTCTGTGACAGGCTTCTTTTGGAAAAAAAACAACTGCTCACCCGGAAAGTCCGCGGGCCTTCCGGGTTAAGAAAAGGCGGTCCCAAGGGGTGATTATGTCTGTGCGGTACGTCAGGGTCCCGACGGGGCGTCACGGTCAATGTCCCGTTGCACCGGCTGTGCATATCTCTCGCAAGGAGAACAATTGATGAAACGATTTATGAATTCAGACGAAGTGAAGAAACTGATATCCCTCGGCGAGGAGAAGGGCTTCCTTACCTATGATGATGTCAATGACATGCTTCCGTCCGATGTGACATCGTCGGACCAGCTCGATGACATCATTGTTTTTTTCGGTGAGAAGAACATCGACATCATTGACGCGATGAAGGATGAAAAACCCCAGGGAAAGAAGGCTGCCGACGAGCCGGATGATATCAAGGATGCCGACAAGGAGTCCCCCCTCCTCACGTCTCCCCTGGGGAAGACAGGCGATCCCGTCAAATTGTATCTGCGGGAAATGGGGCTTGTGTCCCTTCTGAACCGTGAGGAAGAAGTCGCGATCGCGAAGCGTATTGAGAAGGGGGAACAGAAGGTAATGGATTCGCTCTTCAGGGTGCCCTATTTTGTCAAGGATGTTGTACGCATCGGAGAGCGGCTGAAAAGCGGCGATATACGGATCAAGAGCATCGTAGACAGCATCGAGGACGAAGAAGGCTTCATGAAAGAGGAGCTGCATATCGAACGGGTTCTGACACTCATCGAGGGGATCGAGGCACACTTCAGTCAGTGTCTGGCCCTGGAAGAAAAACTCAAAGACACGAGCCTTACGGAAAAACGGCGAACGGCCCTGAAAAGGCAGCTTGAAAAGGAAGTC
This genomic interval from Syntrophales bacterium contains the following:
- a CDS encoding TRAP transporter substrate-binding protein, whose product is MKQDRPAGRLIAVFGAVLLFLAFTGTGEARTQTLNYSVFFPPTHGQALAAADWAKEIEKRSEGAIRINLFPGGTLTPAGQTYDGVVQGISDLGMSCFAYTPGRFPVMEALDLPMGYPDGMTATRVANEFFRSMNPRELADVKVLLIHAHGPGLLHTKKPVRTLNELKGLKIRSTGLSEKVTRALGAVPVGMPQGETYEALQKGVVEGTFAPIETLKGWKQAEVIKYTTETTAIGYTTAMFVVMNLKKWNALSPDIRQIFDDVSAEWIERHGAVWDREDEEGRSYTLGLGNEIIPLSQEESGQWTEAVRPVLDEYADTVRSQGIDGEAALAELKKLIEQHRREQ
- the hisI gene encoding phosphoribosyl-AMP cyclohydrolase, with protein sequence MTAPDFEKAGGLVPVIVQDVATQEVLMLAYMNRDAWEKTVETGKATYWSRSRKQLWVKGETSGNVQQVREIRIDCDSDAVLLLVDQQGAACHKGYRTCFFSRLAEGRIDIIGERLFDPEVVYKK
- a CDS encoding TRAP transporter small permease, translated to MTSRGQTLFKAAEAVNWAAAAAVTAMMLLVCADVTMRFFFRSPIPGAYDLVGFLAMLAVSLSLSYTTITKSHIAVELLVEKLPRKVRHGIDAINALLSFTLFAMITWQTALYGLHMRTTGEVSLTLKLPVYPFVFGITAGCGFLCVILAFQCYLSIRRVARL
- the hisG gene encoding ATP phosphoribosyltransferase, which codes for MNILKLGIPKGSLEANTVELFKRAGWKISYSERSYFPSVDDDEIACFLVRAQEMARYVEDGTLDLGLTGRDWIMENNADVTVVQDLVYSKASRRQARWVLAVREDSTITKPEDLEGKRISTELVNFTTRYFREQGISVDVEFSWGATEAKVVEGLVDAIVEVTETGSTLKANKLKIIHELMNTNTQLIANNNSWNDPWKRRKIDQISLLLKGSFMAMTKVGLKMNVSKENLGRTVLLLPSITAPTISELFKDEWCAVETIVDKDSVRELIPLLREAGAEGIIEYPLHKVL
- a CDS encoding TRAP transporter large permease, translated to MTPTTVGIIGIIALFVLIFSRMPVAFIMTIIGFVGFGYVITFNASMNLVVKDFYTVFGSQSLTVVPLFVLMGQVAFHSGISKRLFDAAYVFLGNQPGGLAMATIGACAGFSAICGSTNATAATMGAVTLPEMKRFDYKPELATGVVAAGGSLGILIPPSVIFIVYGVMTQQSIGKLFVAGIIPGVLLTGLFIVTIAIWTRLRPDLGPAGPATSFREKCAALPGIVETIILFAMVMGGLFAGIFTPTEAGAVGALGTIVLSLIRRRLTWKSFVESLMETTRISCMILLIVAGATVFGHFLAVTRIPFDIATWISSVNLPSWAIIMLILVVFFVGGCFIDSLALIMLTVPIFYPVIILFQYDPVWFGVVIVLMTQIGVITPPVGINVYVVSGVARDVPLQTIFRGVLPFLLALIITVLLLIPFPGIALWLPGLM
- a CDS encoding cupin domain-containing protein, whose product is MGDHSTADNRTAEVFGIRELVHYQEGAVVSREIVKKPTGTVTFFAFAEGQGLSEHTVPFDALVQVTDGTAEISIDGIPYQVEEGEMIIMPANVPHAVAAVTGFKMILVMIK
- a CDS encoding anaerobic nitric oxide reductase flavorubredoxin, yielding MKIQITPAVHWIGKTDWELRKFHGEEYSTHRGSSYNSYLVQDEKTAVIDTVWLPFDKEYVRNLAAVVDLKSIDYIIANHAEIDHSGALPELMRHIPETPVYCTANGVKSLRGHYRRDWNFQVVKTGDTLSLGTKELVFIEAPMLHWPDTMMSYLTGDAVLFSNDAFGQHIADEHLFNDLVVQSELYDEAIKYYANILTPFSPMVTKKIEEILALKLPVNVICPSHGVVWRDNPLQIVQKYLEWAADYQENQITIIYDTMWDGTRKLAEAIAAGIREKDSAVTVKLYNAARRDINDNMTEVFKSKAILLGSPTINRGILAAMAALIEMMKGLKFKNKKAAAFGCYGWSGESVKILEDRLGEAGFTVITGGLKSYWEPGDNELEQAREFGGMFA